A window from Candidatus Macondimonas diazotrophica encodes these proteins:
- a CDS encoding ferredoxin--NADP reductase: MAAIGTETVLSVRHWNESLFSFTTTRDSGLRFENGQFVMIGLEVNGRPLMRAYSIASANYEEHLEFFSIKVQDGPLTSRLQHLKEGDTLLVSRKPTGTLVLHDLKPARHLYLFSTGTGLAPFLSVIKDPETYDRFERVVLVHGVRRVCDLAYREFITQELPQSEFFGDAVREKLIYYPTVTREPFAHQGRINDLMRNGKLFADIGLPPMNTADDRAMLCGSPAMLESICAVLDEWRFEVSPKIGYAGDYVIERAFVEK, encoded by the coding sequence ATGGCGGCAATCGGCACCGAAACAGTCTTGAGCGTGCGACATTGGAACGAGTCGCTGTTCAGCTTCACTACGACCCGCGATTCCGGGTTGCGCTTCGAGAACGGTCAGTTTGTCATGATCGGCCTTGAGGTCAACGGTCGACCGTTGATGCGGGCCTACAGCATCGCAAGCGCGAATTACGAAGAACATCTCGAGTTTTTCAGTATCAAGGTTCAGGACGGACCGCTGACCTCGCGGCTTCAGCATCTGAAGGAGGGCGATACGCTACTGGTTAGTCGTAAGCCCACCGGAACCCTGGTCCTGCATGATCTCAAGCCGGCGCGCCACCTTTACCTGTTCAGCACCGGAACTGGTCTGGCGCCATTTCTGAGTGTGATTAAGGACCCGGAAACCTACGACCGCTTCGAGCGGGTGGTGCTGGTGCATGGGGTTCGGCGGGTCTGCGATCTGGCGTATCGCGAATTCATCACGCAGGAGTTGCCGCAAAGCGAGTTCTTCGGTGACGCGGTGCGGGAGAAACTGATCTATTATCCGACGGTGACCCGCGAGCCCTTCGCGCATCAGGGACGGATCAACGACCTGATGCGCAACGGCAAGCTGTTCGCCGACATCGGTTTGCCGCCGATGAACACGGCGGATGATCGGGCGATGTTGTGCGGCAGCCCGGCCATGCTCGAGTCCATCTGCGCCGTTCTGGACGAGTGGCGTTTCGAGG
- a CDS encoding methane monooxygenase/ammonia monooxygenase subunit C: MDASLTLPRPRDIAFSPSSTTTSARPAHARPIMQTRMPWLPVALAMLTFVTAFGLYRWYQQTYAFTTGLDYFEPEFQTYWMNLLWAQGTLLVLLGGSGMAWAWFTRERDLSRLSPQDELWRYYLVICILAMGSVMVLLTLGVFAESDAAWHQITIRDTDFTPTHIGLQYFAIPAFGASLLVAFIWIHTRLPAFQNRVSIPATLIALGPILMMPNIGFNEWGHAFFYSEELFAAPIHWGFLVLGWSAFALGGFVLQCLSRIQELTRLDVAPFPPLVEHHPRMQTLADSNQNGKNS, from the coding sequence ATGGACGCCAGCCTTACTTTGCCCAGACCCCGAGACATCGCTTTCTCTCCGTCATCCACGACGACCAGCGCCCGCCCGGCGCATGCCCGGCCGATCATGCAGACGCGCATGCCCTGGCTGCCCGTCGCGCTCGCCATGTTGACATTCGTCACGGCGTTCGGCCTCTACCGCTGGTACCAGCAAACCTATGCCTTCACCACCGGACTGGACTATTTCGAACCTGAATTCCAGACCTATTGGATGAACCTGCTCTGGGCGCAGGGAACCCTCCTGGTGCTTCTGGGCGGTTCAGGCATGGCTTGGGCATGGTTCACCCGTGAACGGGACCTGAGCCGGCTTTCGCCCCAAGATGAACTCTGGCGCTACTACCTCGTCATCTGCATCCTGGCGATGGGCAGCGTGATGGTCCTGTTGACGCTGGGCGTGTTTGCCGAATCCGATGCAGCCTGGCACCAGATCACCATCCGCGACACGGACTTCACCCCGACCCACATCGGACTGCAGTATTTCGCCATTCCGGCATTCGGCGCATCTCTGCTGGTGGCATTCATCTGGATTCATACCCGCCTGCCGGCATTCCAGAATCGAGTTTCCATCCCCGCGACACTAATCGCCCTGGGCCCCATCCTGATGATGCCCAACATTGGCTTCAACGAATGGGGCCATGCCTTCTTCTATTCCGAGGAACTCTTCGCCGCGCCGATCCACTGGGGATTCCTGGTTCTGGGGTGGAGTGCTTTTGCCTTAGGCGGGTTTGTGCTGCAATGTCTGTCCCGCATTCAGGAGCTGACCCGTCTTGATGTCGCACCCTTTCCGCCGCTTGTCGAACATCACCCCCGAATGCAAACGCTTGCCGACTCAAATCAGAACGGTAAGAATAGCTAA
- a CDS encoding EAL domain-containing protein yields MTHSIDTDTHRSSQAGDPFIEKHTPDTAAFSSEDPQQLLEAVNQARTALIRARTRDELFQEVCHALAQPRCFSLVGIALRCDGTVLGLAAGRKSSNSFAPAIGLETDEHHPAALAFRRGRVEILHPIPETDPLWPVWTQFGKSERPSHGIYIPIQENHQPVGVVAVFGSHRVIHEPHLSILTDLAEDLAYALESLEKDALRQAMDAQLRASEAHLEEAQRLSHMGSWTLNLAQDRIEGSAEARRLFFIPDTQQDITQEDITNRIVPAYRAAYLEVLERSIATGEPFSMEYPLQLPDDGVRWIHAQSQAKKDAEGNPIRLYGTVQDITERKTMEDALKASNARWEFALDGAGEGVWDMDTEKNTVFYSPRWKQMLGYEPDEVANDLSEWAKRLHPTEKNRVLQTLVGFIRSRDQESYTLEYRLQTKSNAYLWILDRGKVISRNDAGIALRIIGTHTDISERKKAEEAIRASEALRRSILDSASDAIISTDASNRIILFNQAAETHFGYGASEILGQPITLLIPEKYRANFFQYRDAMADAVIQPVQRASARRRNGDVFPIELTVSRAAVGTDILYTFILRDISSQIAANRDLRLAEQVFQNSAEAICIVDEDRRIVSVNPAFCALTGWSHDAIIGQEAEILTPENEIGRPPQQIWQQLLENGVLQSELELVRRDGSRFPIWINLSALRNTSGKLTHTIAMFSDITERRRAAEQLDYQASHDVLTGLPNRYELDRTLPELLVQHRKSKQKLAVFFLDLDSFKTINDSLGHATGDELLRAVTERLTALLNPPAIIARPGGDEFIVVTPELPDRQTALMHAERIRQAMTQTFELGNFRLNISLSLGISLFPEDGKDIEELFKNADTAMYAAKAAGRSEIRSFSAQMAHRVKHRLGLETQLRRALDRGEFLLHYQPQIDTDAGTLTSLEALLRWNPKEGKPLGPAQFIPIAEESGLIIPIGQWVLEELCRQLIEWQRMGHSVVPIAFNLSPLQFRQADLRPFIFSTLARAGIPGSQIELELTEGMLLDGTPETYQTLSAFKEMGTKLAIDDFGTGYSALGYLKKFPIDKLKIDRSFIRDITQQPTDAAIASTIISLAHSLNMRVVAEGVETQEQHYLLSNWGCDGVQGHYFSHPLPAEEIQARYLQSPQHHRI; encoded by the coding sequence ATGACACATTCCATCGATACGGATACGCATCGTTCTTCGCAGGCGGGAGACCCGTTCATCGAAAAGCACACACCAGATACAGCTGCCTTTTCGTCCGAAGATCCGCAGCAGTTGTTGGAAGCGGTAAACCAGGCCCGAACGGCATTGATCCGTGCGCGAACACGGGACGAGCTGTTCCAGGAGGTCTGTCACGCCCTCGCACAGCCGAGGTGTTTCAGCCTGGTGGGTATCGCACTGCGGTGCGACGGTACCGTGCTTGGACTGGCCGCTGGCAGGAAGTCCAGTAATTCTTTCGCCCCCGCAATCGGCCTGGAAACCGATGAACATCACCCCGCCGCCCTTGCCTTCCGGCGAGGACGTGTTGAGATTCTGCATCCGATCCCAGAGACCGACCCTCTCTGGCCGGTTTGGACACAATTCGGAAAAAGTGAGCGCCCAAGCCACGGAATCTACATCCCGATCCAGGAAAATCACCAGCCCGTTGGCGTGGTGGCGGTATTCGGCTCGCATCGGGTCATCCACGAACCACACCTTTCCATTTTGACCGATTTGGCAGAAGACCTCGCCTATGCACTGGAGTCCTTGGAAAAGGATGCGCTTCGCCAAGCCATGGATGCGCAGCTGCGTGCCAGCGAGGCTCACCTTGAAGAAGCTCAGCGGCTCAGCCATATGGGCTCGTGGACGCTGAATCTGGCACAGGATCGCATCGAGGGGTCGGCTGAAGCACGGCGGTTGTTTTTTATCCCGGACACCCAGCAGGACATCACGCAGGAGGACATCACTAACCGGATCGTGCCCGCCTACCGCGCCGCATACCTTGAAGTGCTTGAACGCAGCATTGCGACGGGCGAACCCTTTTCAATGGAGTACCCCCTCCAGTTGCCGGACGACGGAGTTCGCTGGATTCACGCGCAGAGCCAGGCCAAAAAGGACGCCGAGGGCAATCCGATTCGGCTTTATGGCACAGTGCAGGACATCACCGAACGGAAAACCATGGAAGATGCCCTGAAGGCCAGCAATGCCCGTTGGGAATTCGCGCTGGATGGCGCTGGCGAAGGCGTCTGGGACATGGACACCGAGAAAAACACGGTGTTCTATTCGCCGCGGTGGAAGCAGATGCTGGGTTACGAGCCCGATGAGGTCGCCAATGACCTCAGCGAGTGGGCCAAGCGGCTGCACCCGACGGAAAAGAATCGTGTCCTCCAGACACTGGTCGGATTCATTCGGAGTCGCGACCAGGAAAGCTACACCCTCGAATACCGCTTGCAGACCAAGAGCAACGCCTATCTGTGGATACTGGATCGCGGCAAAGTCATCAGCCGCAACGACGCCGGCATTGCGTTACGAATCATCGGGACCCATACCGATATCAGCGAGCGCAAGAAGGCCGAAGAGGCCATTCGAGCCAGCGAGGCACTGCGCCGCAGTATCCTGGACTCTGCCTCGGATGCGATCATCTCCACCGACGCATCCAATCGCATCATTCTCTTCAATCAGGCAGCGGAAACCCATTTTGGATATGGCGCGAGCGAGATTCTGGGACAGCCGATCACGCTGCTGATTCCGGAAAAATATCGCGCGAATTTTTTTCAGTACCGCGACGCAATGGCGGACGCCGTCATTCAGCCCGTCCAGAGAGCCAGCGCCCGGCGGCGTAACGGGGACGTCTTTCCCATCGAGCTTACGGTGAGCCGCGCGGCGGTTGGCACCGATATCCTTTACACCTTCATCCTGCGCGACATCTCCAGCCAGATTGCGGCCAATCGGGATCTTCGGCTCGCCGAGCAGGTGTTTCAGAACAGTGCGGAGGCCATCTGCATCGTCGATGAAGACCGGCGGATCGTCTCCGTCAACCCGGCATTCTGCGCACTGACCGGATGGTCCCATGACGCGATCATTGGCCAGGAAGCCGAGATTCTGACCCCGGAAAACGAAATCGGCAGGCCGCCTCAACAGATCTGGCAGCAGCTTCTGGAAAACGGCGTTCTGCAGAGCGAACTGGAACTTGTGCGACGCGATGGCAGCCGCTTCCCGATCTGGATCAATCTCAGCGCCTTGCGCAACACATCGGGCAAACTCACCCACACCATCGCGATGTTTTCAGATATCACCGAACGCCGGCGGGCCGCGGAGCAGCTCGATTACCAAGCCAGTCATGATGTTCTGACCGGCCTGCCCAACCGCTATGAACTGGATCGCACGCTTCCCGAGCTGCTCGTCCAGCATCGCAAGAGCAAACAGAAACTGGCAGTATTTTTCCTGGATCTCGATAGTTTCAAAACCATCAATGATTCACTGGGCCATGCAACCGGAGACGAGCTCCTGAGAGCCGTCACGGAACGGCTGACCGCGCTGCTCAACCCGCCCGCTATCATCGCCCGCCCTGGCGGAGACGAATTCATCGTGGTTACGCCGGAACTGCCCGACCGCCAGACTGCGTTGATGCACGCGGAACGGATCCGTCAGGCCATGACGCAGACATTCGAACTCGGCAACTTTCGATTGAACATTTCCCTGAGTCTTGGAATCAGCCTGTTTCCCGAAGATGGCAAGGATATCGAGGAGCTATTCAAGAACGCCGACACGGCCATGTACGCCGCCAAGGCTGCAGGTCGATCCGAAATACGCAGCTTCAGCGCCCAGATGGCGCATCGTGTCAAACATCGGCTGGGACTCGAAACCCAGCTGCGACGCGCATTGGACCGTGGCGAGTTTCTCTTGCACTACCAGCCTCAGATCGACACCGACGCCGGCACCCTGACCAGCTTGGAAGCATTGCTTCGCTGGAACCCCAAAGAGGGCAAGCCATTGGGACCTGCGCAGTTCATCCCCATTGCCGAAGAATCCGGTCTGATCATCCCCATCGGCCAATGGGTGCTCGAAGAACTCTGTCGCCAGCTGATCGAATGGCAGCGGATGGGCCACAGTGTCGTACCGATCGCATTCAACCTCTCGCCGCTGCAGTTCCGGCAGGCAGACCTGCGACCGTTCATCTTTTCCACTTTGGCACGCGCCGGCATTCCAGGCTCCCAGATCGAACTTGAGCTGACCGAGGGCATGCTGCTCGACGGTACGCCGGAGACCTACCAGACCCTGTCCGCCTTCAAGGAGATGGGCACCAAGCTCGCGATCGACGATTTCGGCACGGGGTATTCGGCGCTGGGGTATCTCAAGAAATTCCCGATCGACAAACTCAAGATCGATCGGAGCTTCATCCGCGACATCACCCAGCAACCGACTGACGCGGCAATCGCTTCCACCATTATCAGCCTTGCTCACAGCCTGAACATGCGGGTCGTCGCCGAAGGTGTCGAAACCCAGGAGCAGCATTACCTGCTCTCCAATTGGGGCTGCGATGGGGTGCAAGGCCATTATTTCTCACATCCCCTGCCCGCAGAAGAAATTCAGGCACGCTACCTTCAGTCACCGCAGCATCACCGAATCTAG
- a CDS encoding glutamine amidotransferase, with amino-acid sequence MRRAWVIGHVAFEDLGTLGPALAEAGFAIHTAQAGVDVVPPEEGLACDLLVVLGGPIGVYDEAAYPFLMDEKALIAERLQRGGVTLGICLGAQLMAAALGARVYPGGAGKEIGWGTLRATPAGQAVPELASLFAPDVSVLHWHGDTFDLPEGAIHLAASARYAHQVFAWGAHGWGFQCHPEVRGRDLERWFIGHSCELAQAGIDISALREETQHRAAALEQAASRLWRDWLTARF; translated from the coding sequence ATGCGGCGCGCGTGGGTAATTGGTCATGTGGCATTCGAGGATCTGGGAACCCTGGGGCCGGCCCTGGCTGAGGCAGGATTTGCGATCCACACCGCTCAGGCCGGTGTGGACGTCGTGCCACCCGAAGAAGGGCTGGCTTGCGATCTGTTGGTGGTGCTGGGCGGTCCGATAGGTGTGTATGACGAGGCCGCCTACCCGTTTCTTATGGATGAGAAGGCGCTGATCGCCGAGCGTCTGCAGCGCGGCGGCGTGACGCTGGGGATCTGCCTGGGCGCCCAGCTCATGGCTGCTGCATTGGGGGCGCGAGTCTATCCGGGCGGCGCGGGCAAGGAAATCGGCTGGGGGACGCTGCGCGCGACACCAGCCGGCCAGGCCGTTCCCGAACTGGCGTCTTTGTTTGCGCCCGACGTGTCCGTGCTGCACTGGCACGGCGACACCTTCGATCTGCCCGAAGGGGCGATTCACTTGGCGGCCAGTGCCCGCTACGCCCATCAGGTTTTCGCCTGGGGCGCCCACGGTTGGGGTTTTCAGTGTCATCCCGAGGTGCGCGGCAGAGATCTGGAGCGCTGGTTCATTGGTCACAGCTGCGAGTTGGCGCAGGCCGGTATCGACATTTCGGCGCTGCGCGAGGAAACACAGCATCGCGCGGCGGCACTGGAGCAGGCAGCAAGCCGGCTATGGCGGGATTGGCTGACCGCACGATTCTGA
- a CDS encoding agmatine deiminase family protein — MPQATRHFPAEWEPQSAVLLTWPHTETDWAPNLAAAERTFAAIARAVLVREALIISVHHADLVESVRARIAPLPDQAERLHLIVVPSNDSWVRDHGPLTILEDGQPVLLDFTFNAWGGKYPSALDDAIISRLHATGIFGKTPRRRVDFVLEGGALESDGEGTLLTTTSCLLDPHRNRTITQDTAEAQLRDSLGIKRVLWLTQGHLEGDDTDGHIDTLARFATPDTIVYQSCDDSADSHFASLQAMARELAALRQADGAPYHLIPLPLPRPVYDDAGHRLPATYANFLIINGAVLLPIYGDPADAVAQSRLTEAFPNRTIVPIDCTALIRQFGSLHCVTMQLPAAVPVRAPEPAARLPHP; from the coding sequence ATGCCTCAAGCCACGCGTCATTTTCCCGCCGAATGGGAACCCCAGTCCGCTGTCCTGCTGACCTGGCCGCACACCGAAACCGACTGGGCACCCAACCTCGCAGCAGCCGAGCGCACCTTCGCCGCCATCGCCCGCGCCGTCTTGGTCCGGGAAGCACTGATAATCAGTGTGCACCACGCCGATCTTGTGGAATCGGTGCGCGCGCGCATTGCGCCGTTGCCCGATCAGGCAGAACGCCTGCACCTCATCGTCGTGCCGAGCAACGATTCCTGGGTCCGCGACCACGGGCCGCTCACGATCCTCGAGGACGGGCAGCCCGTGCTGCTCGATTTCACGTTCAATGCCTGGGGCGGCAAATATCCCAGTGCACTCGACGACGCCATCATTTCGCGGCTGCACGCGACGGGCATCTTCGGCAAGACCCCGCGGCGGCGAGTGGACTTCGTGCTCGAAGGCGGGGCCCTGGAGAGCGACGGCGAAGGCACGCTGCTCACCACGACCTCCTGCCTTCTGGATCCTCATCGCAATCGCACCATCACCCAAGACACCGCCGAAGCGCAGCTGCGTGACTCCCTGGGGATCAAGCGCGTACTGTGGCTTACCCAGGGGCATCTGGAAGGCGACGACACGGACGGCCATATCGACACCCTGGCGCGCTTCGCAACACCCGATACCATCGTCTATCAAAGCTGCGACGACTCCGCGGACAGCCACTTCGCGTCGCTGCAGGCCATGGCCCGGGAACTGGCGGCGCTGCGCCAAGCCGATGGCGCGCCCTACCATCTGATCCCGCTGCCCCTTCCGCGCCCGGTCTACGACGATGCCGGTCACCGGCTCCCGGCAACCTACGCCAACTTCCTCATCATCAACGGCGCGGTGTTGTTGCCGATCTACGGCGATCCGGCCGATGCGGTGGCGCAATCGCGTCTGACCGAGGCGTTCCCGAATCGAACCATCGTGCCGATCGACTGCACCGCTCTGATCCGCCAGTTCGGCAGCCTTCACTGCGTCACCATGCAGCTGCCCGCAGCGGTTCCGGTTCGCGCGCCCGAACCGGCTGCCCGACTCCCACACCCTTAG
- a CDS encoding LamB/YcsF family protein → MQTFPRGIDLNADIGEGSLADAELIPLVSSVNIACGAHAGDDATMAQAVARAAAQGCAIGAHPGYADPEHFGRRTLDVPAPAIYRLVGEQIDALARHVATAGARLTHVKPHGALYNQAARDIERAMAIAEAVHDTDPHLVLVGLAGSALIDAGRKVALRTAQEAFVDRRYEADGSLTPRSHPDAVIRHPEDAARQVLTLLRSGRLIARNRKAIALSADTLCVHGDNPAALDLIRQVRQHLALAGIAVRPVPLTPLP, encoded by the coding sequence GTGCAAACCTTCCCGCGCGGAATCGACCTCAATGCCGACATCGGCGAAGGCAGCCTCGCCGACGCTGAGCTGATCCCGTTGGTCTCGTCGGTCAACATCGCCTGCGGGGCCCATGCCGGCGACGACGCCACCATGGCCCAGGCCGTCGCCCGCGCAGCCGCGCAGGGCTGTGCCATTGGCGCCCATCCGGGTTACGCCGATCCTGAACATTTCGGCCGCCGCACCCTCGACGTGCCGGCCCCGGCCATCTACCGGCTGGTCGGCGAGCAGATCGACGCCCTGGCCCGCCATGTCGCCACGGCCGGCGCACGGCTGACCCACGTCAAACCGCACGGCGCACTCTACAATCAGGCAGCGCGAGACATCGAACGCGCGATGGCCATCGCCGAGGCCGTTCATGATACGGATCCGCATCTGGTGCTGGTGGGACTCGCCGGCAGCGCACTGATCGACGCCGGGCGCAAGGTCGCCTTGCGCACCGCCCAGGAAGCCTTTGTCGATCGGCGCTATGAAGCTGATGGAAGCCTGACCCCGCGCAGCCATCCGGATGCCGTGATCCGCCATCCCGAGGATGCTGCCCGGCAGGTCCTCACCCTCCTGCGTTCCGGCCGGCTCATTGCCCGGAACCGGAAAGCCATCGCGCTGAGCGCCGATACCCTCTGCGTCCATGGTGACAACCCTGCCGCTCTTGACCTGATCCGGCAGGTGCGCCAACACCTTGCCCTGGCCGGCATCGCCGTGCGACCGGTACCGCTGACCCCATTACCGTAA